In the Mya arenaria isolate MELC-2E11 chromosome 11, ASM2691426v1 genome, one interval contains:
- the LOC128208613 gene encoding uncharacterized protein LOC128208613, with protein sequence MEEDGRRQGHDVSDVGEEHHQRGSPFDSRDVTCVVGVGYGSVQRILTDDLGIPVPFSHGVFTHAQHTSEPFSHGVFTDEQHTSEPFSHGVFTHAQHTSEPFSHGVFTDAQHTSEPFSHGVFTHAQHTSEPFSHGVFTHAQHTSEPFSHGVFTDEQHTSEPFSHGVFTDAQHTSEPFSHGVFTDAQHTSEPFSHGVFTDAQHTSEPFSHGVFTHAQHTSEPFSHGVFTDAQHTSEPFSHGVFTHAQHTSEPSSHGVFTDAQHTSEPFSHGVFTDAQHTSEPFSHGVFTDAQHTSEPFSHGVFTDAQHTSEPSSHGVFTDAQHTSEPFSHGVFTDAQHTSEPFSHGVFTDAQHTSEPFSHGVFTDAQHTSEPSSHGVFTDAQHTSEPSSHGVFTDAQHTSEPFSHGVFTHAQHTSEPFSHGVFTHAQHTSEPFSHGVFTDEQHTSEPFSHGVFTDAQHTSEPSSHGVFTDAQHTSEPFSHGVFTDAQHTSEPFSHGVFTDAQHTSEPFSHGVFTDAQHTSEPSSHGVFTDAQHTSEPFSHGVFTDEQHTSEPFSHGVFTDAQHTSEPFSHGVFTHAQHTSEPFSHGVFTHAQHTSEPFSHGVFTDAQHTSEPFSHGVFTDAQHTSEPFSHGVFTDAQHTSEPFSHGVFTDAQHTSEPSSHGVFTDAQHTSEPSSHGVFTDAQHTSEPFSHGVFTDAQHTSEPFSHGVFTDAQHTSEPFSHGVFTDEQHTSEPFSHGVFTDEQHTSEPFSHGVFTDEQHTSEPFSHGVFTHAQHTSEPFSHGVFTDAQHTSEPFSHGVFTDAQHTSEPSSHGVFTDAQHTSEPFSHGVFTDAQHTSEPFSHGVFTDAQHTSEPFSHGVFTDAQHTSEPSSHGVFTDAQHTSEPFSHGVFTHAQHTSEPSSHGVFTHAQHTSEPFSHGVFTHAQHTSEPSSHGVFTDAQHTSEPFSHGVFTDAQHTSEPFSHGVFTDAQHTSEPFSHGVFTHAQHTSEPSSHGVFTDVQHTSEPFSHGVFTDEQHTSEPFSHGVFTHAQHTAESFGLDVFTDVQHTAERFSQAVFT encoded by the exons ATGGAAGAGGACGGAAGAAGACAAGGGCACGACGTTAGTGACGTCGGTGAAGAACACCATCAAAGGGGATCGCCGTTTGACAGTCGTGATGTGACATGCGTCGTCGGGGTAGGGTACGGAAGTGTGCAAAGGATTTTAACTGATGATTTAGGCATAC CGGTGCCATTCAGTCATGGCGTGTTCACTCATGCGCAACATACATCAGAGCCATTCAGTCATGGCGTGTTTACTGATGAACAACATACATCAGAGCCATTCAGTCATGGCGTGTTCACTCATGCACAACATACATCAGAGCCATTCAGTCATGGCGTGTTTACTGATGCGCAACATACATCAGAGCCATTCAGTCATGGCGTGTTCACTCATGCGCAACATACATCAGAGCCATTCAGTCATGGCGTGTTCACTCATGCGCAACATACATCAGAGCCATTCAGTCATGGCGTGTTTACTGATGAACAACATACATCAGAGCCATTCAGTCATGGCGTGTTTACTGATGCACAACATACATCAGAGCCATTCAGTCATGGCGTGTTTACTGATGCGCAACATACATCAGAGCCATTCAGTCATGGCGTGTTTACTGATGCACAACATACATCAGAGCCATTCAGTCATGGCGTGTTCACTCATGCGCAACATACATCAGAGCCATTCAGTCATGGCGTGTTTACTGATGCACAACATACATCAGAGCCATTCAGTCATGGCGTGTTCACTCATGCGCAACATACATCAGAGCCATCCAGTCATGGCGTGTTTACTGATGCGCAACATACATCAGAGCCATTCAGTCATGGCGTGTTTACTGATGCACAACATACATCAGAGCCATTCAGTCATGGCGTGTTTACTGATGCACAACATACATCAGAGCCATTCAGTCATGGCGTGTTTACTGATGCACAACATACATCAGAGCCATCCAGTCATGGCGTGTTTACTGATGCACAACATACATCAGAGCCATTCAGTCATGGCGTGTTTACTGATGCACAACATACATCAGAGCCATTCAGTCATGGCGTGTTTACTGATGCACAACATACATCAGAGCCATTCAGTCATGGCGTGTTTACTGATGCACAACATACATCAGAGCCATCCAGTCATGGCGTGTTTACTGATGCACAACATACATCAGAGCCATCCAGTCATGGCGTGTTTACTGATGCACAACATACATCAGAGCCATTCAGTCATGGCGTGTTCACTCATGCGCAACATACATCAGAGCCATTCAGTCATGGCGTGTTCACTCATGCGCAACATACATCAGAGCCATTCAGTCATGGCGTGTTTACTGATGAACAACATACATCAGAGCCATTCAGTCATGGCGTGTTTACTGATGCACAACATACATCAGAGCCATCCAGTCATGGCGTGTTTACTGATGCACAACATACATCAGAGCCATTCAGTCATGGCGTGTTTACTGATGCACAACATACATCAGAGCCATTCAGTCATGGCGTGTTTACTGATGCACAACATACATCAGAGCCATTCAGTCATGGCGTGTTTACTGATGCACAACATACATCAGAGCCATCCAGTCATGGCGTGTTTACTGATGCACAACATACATCAGAGCCATTCAGTCATGGCGTGTTTACTGATGAACAACATACATCAGAGCCATTCAGTCATGGCGTGTTTACTGATGCACAACATACATCAGAGCCATTCAGTCATGGCGTGTTCACTCATGCGCAACATACATCAGAGCCATTCAGTCATGGCGTGTTCACTCATGCGCAACATACATCAGAGCCATTCAGTCATGGCGTGTTTACTGATGCACAACATACATCAGAGCCATTCAGTCATGGCGTGTTTACTGATGCACAACATACATCAGAGCCATTCAGTCATGGCGTGTTTACTGATGCACAACATACATCAGAGCCATTCAGTCATGGCGTGTTTACTGATGCACAACATACATCAGAGCCATCCAGTCATGGCGTGTTTACTGATGCACAACATACATCAGAGCCATCCAGTCATGGCGTGTTTACTGATGCACAACATACATCAGAGCCATTCAGTCATGGCGTGTTTACTGATGCACAACATACATCAGAGCCATTCAGTCATGGCGTGTTTACTGATGCACAACATACATCAGAGCCATTCAGTCATGGCGTGTTTACTGATGAACAACATACATCAGAGCCATTCAGTCATGGCGTGTTTACTGATGAACAACATACATCAGAGCCATTCAGTCATGGCGTGTTTACTGATGAACAACATACATCAGAGCCATTCAGTCATGGCGTGTTTACTCATGCGCAACATACATCAGAGCCATTCAGTCATGGCGTGTTTACTGATGCGCAACATACATCAGAGCCATTCAGTCATGGCGTGTTTACTGATGCGCAACATACATCAGAGCCATCCAGTCATGGCGTGTTTACTGATGCACAACATACATCAGAGCCATTCAGTCATGGCGTGTTTACTGATGCGCAACATACATCAGAGCCATTCAGTCATGGCGTGTTTACTGATGCACAACATACATCAGAGCCATTCAGTCATGGCGTGTTTACTGATGCACAACATACATCAGAGCCATCCAGTCATGGCGTGTTTACTGATGCACAACATACATCAGAGCCATTCAGTCATGGCGTGTTCACTCATGCACAACATACATCAGAGCCATCCAGTCATGGCGTGTTCACTCATGCGCAACATACATCAGAGCCATTCAGTCATGGCGTGTTCACTCATGCGCAACATACATCAGAGCCATCCAGTCATGGCGTGTTTACTGATGCACAACATACATCAGAGCCATTCAGTCATGGCGTGTTTACTGATGCACAACATACATCAGAGCCATTCAGTCATGGCGTGTTTACTGATGCGCAACATACATCAGAGCCATTCAGTCATGGCGTGTTCACTCATGCGCAACATACATCAGAGCCATCCAGTCATGGCGTGTTTACTGATGTGCAACATACATCAGAGCCATTCAGTCATGGCGTGTTTACTGATGAACAACATACATCAGAGCCATTCAGTCATGGCGTGTTCACTCATGCACAACATACAGCAGAATCATTTGGTCTTGACGTGTTTACTGATGTTCAACATACAGCGGAACGGTTCAGTCAGGCAGTGTTCACTTAG
- the LOC128208615 gene encoding microfibril-associated glycoprotein 4-like, producing MTFTEDPSKASGFYCGQRKNGLQISADSKFVRRHVMPERQDCQSLYEEGFTSDGVYTIRPPEGAATDAWCDMEHGGWTVISRRLDGREDFNRGWNQYVAGFGTRTGEYWLGLESIHLLTLLNTSVKIYVESFGDVSPTSVNAQYSKFVVNDVFTNYRLEIDGFIGDCGDSMAIHNNMQFTTFDNDNDKYSGNCAVLYPGGYWYKSCHYANPNGLYLGGATDQFGKGMSWFECWGHYYSPKIYVYKLKRN from the exons atGACATTTACAGAGGACCCGTCGAAGGCATCAGGATTTTACTGCGGTCAACGGAAAAATGGCCTTCAG ATCTCCGCAGACAGCAAGTTTGTTCGACGTCACGTGATGCCAGAACGACAAGATTGTCAATCGTTGTACGAGGAAGGCTTTACTTCTGACGGTGTATACACGATACGGCCGCCGGAAGGGGCGGCAACGGACGCCTGGTGTGACATGGAACACGGTGGATGGACGGTCATCTCAAGGCGACTGGACGGTAGAGAGGACTTTAACCGCGGATGGAATCAATATGTAGCAGGGTTCGGAACACGTACAG GCGAGTACTGGCTTGGCCTGGAAAGCATACACCTGCTTACACTCCTGAACACATCAGTGAAAATCTACGTTGAATCATTTGGCGATGTCTCGCCGACATCTGTCAATGCACAGTACAGCAAGTTTGTCGTCAACGATGTTTTCACCAACTACCGCCTAGAGATAGACGGATTCATAGGCGACTGTGGCGATAGCATGGCTATTCACAACAACATGCAGTTTACTACATTTGATAACGATAATGACAAATACTCTGGCAACTGTGCTGTTTTGTACCCCGGAGGGTATTGGTACAAATCATGTCATTATGCTAATCCAAACGGATTGTATCTAGGTGGGGCCACTGACCAGTTTGGGAAAGGGATGTCTTGGTTCGAATGCTGGGGACATTACTATTCACCCAAGATATACGTTTACAAACTCAAAAGGAACTAA